One window from the genome of Pseudomonadota bacterium encodes:
- a CDS encoding ABC transporter ATP-binding protein/permease, which produces MKNDKTEKQNSQWRTLGTLIPYLWPKGENEIKLRVLLAIIALICAKVTNVYMPLLYKKAVDALTVTPTETLVLAVPTALLLAYGGARVMTVVFQELREALFAKVTQRAMRRVALETFQHLHALSMRFHITRQTGGLSRVIERGVKGIEFLMSFMLFNIVPTLVEIFMVCGVLWYMFNFWYALVTFVTIFAYIAFTLVSTEWRLKFRRSMNERDTEANTKAVDSLLNYETVKYFSNEDHESRRYDVALAGYEEAAVKSITSLSVVNIGQAAIISAGLVIVMYMAGGGVVAGNMTLGDFVLVNTYLIQLYLPLNFLGFVYRQIRQSLTDMEDMFSMLRIDREIKDADNAKPLAVNGGKIEFEDVHFSYDAKRDILKGVGFTVEPGKTIAVVGPSGAGKSTISRLMFRFYDVNDGAVRIDGQDLRDVTQDSLRAAIGIVPQDTVLFNDTIRYNIAYGRPGATEEEVIRAAKLAHIDEFIRKLPEGYDALVGERGLKLSGGEKQRVAIARTILKNPPILLFDEATSALDSATEQDILKSLKEVSEGRTTLVIAHRLSTVTSADEILVLDEGGIVERGSHKQLLKKKGVYADMWQRQQ; this is translated from the coding sequence ATGAAAAACGACAAGACAGAAAAACAGAATTCGCAATGGCGTACATTAGGGACGCTAATTCCCTATCTGTGGCCGAAAGGCGAAAACGAGATCAAGCTCCGCGTCTTGCTGGCGATTATCGCGCTGATTTGCGCGAAGGTCACCAATGTCTATATGCCGCTTCTTTACAAAAAGGCGGTGGATGCGCTGACCGTCACCCCGACCGAAACCCTTGTTCTGGCCGTGCCGACGGCATTGTTGCTGGCTTATGGCGGCGCGCGTGTGATGACGGTGGTGTTTCAGGAATTGCGCGAGGCGCTGTTTGCCAAAGTCACGCAACGCGCCATGCGCCGTGTGGCACTGGAAACCTTTCAGCATCTGCATGCGCTGTCGATGCGTTTTCACATTACGCGGCAGACAGGCGGATTGAGCCGTGTCATCGAACGCGGTGTCAAAGGTATTGAATTTTTGATGAGCTTCATGCTGTTCAATATCGTGCCGACACTGGTCGAAATTTTCATGGTCTGCGGCGTGCTTTGGTACATGTTTAATTTCTGGTATGCGCTGGTTACCTTTGTGACGATCTTTGCCTATATCGCCTTTACGCTGGTTTCCACGGAATGGCGTTTGAAATTCCGCCGCAGCATGAATGAACGCGATACCGAGGCCAATACCAAAGCCGTGGACAGCTTGCTGAATTACGAAACCGTCAAATATTTCAGCAATGAAGACCATGAATCCCGCCGTTACGATGTCGCGCTGGCAGGCTATGAAGAGGCCGCCGTGAAATCCATCACCAGCCTGTCGGTCGTCAATATCGGGCAGGCGGCGATTATTTCCGCAGGGCTGGTCATCGTCATGTATATGGCAGGCGGCGGCGTGGTGGCAGGCAATATGACGCTGGGCGATTTTGTGCTGGTGAATACCTATTTGATCCAGCTCTATCTGCCACTGAACTTTCTCGGCTTTGTCTATCGCCAGATCAGGCAGTCGCTGACGGATATGGAGGATATGTTCTCGATGCTGCGTATCGACCGCGAAATTAAAGATGCGGATAATGCGAAACCGCTGGCGGTGAATGGCGGCAAAATCGAATTCGAGGATGTGCATTTCAGCTATGATGCCAAACGCGACATTCTCAAAGGCGTCGGCTTTACGGTGGAACCCGGAAAAACCATCGCCGTTGTCGGCCCCAGCGGCGCGGGCAAATCGACCATCAGCCGCTTGATGTTCCGTTTTTATGATGTCAATGACGGTGCGGTACGGATTGACGGGCAGGATTTGCGTGATGTGACGCAAGACAGTTTGCGTGCCGCCATCGGTATTGTGCCGCAGGATACGGTGCTGTTTAATGATACGATCCGTTATAATATCGCCTATGGCCGCCCCGGCGCGACGGAGGAAGAGGTCATTCGTGCCGCGAAGCTCGCCCATATTGACGAATTCATCCGCAAACTGCCCGAAGGCTATGATGCGCTGGTCGGCGAACGCGGCTTGAAACTCTCGGGCGGGGAAAAACAGCGCGTCGCGATTGCCCGCACGATTTTGAAAAACCCGCCGATTTTGCTGTTTGACGAGGCCACCTCCGCCCTCGATTCCGCAACCGAGCAGGATATTCTCAAAAGCCTGAAAGAAGTCTCCGAAGGCCGCACCACTTTGGTGATCGCACACCGCCTTTCCACCGTCACCTCCGCCGATGAAATCCTCGTCCTTGACGAAGGCGGCATTGTCGAGCGCGGCTCCCACAAACAACTGCTCAAGAAAAAAGGCGTCTATGCCGATATGTGGCAGCGGCAGCAGTAA
- a CDS encoding ABC-F family ATP-binding cassette domain-containing protein, translating into MASTLLLSVENAAVAFSGKPVFESLSFHVHAGDKIALVGANGAGKSTLMRMITGEQELDAGERWQEPGIAVGYLKQDIIPKAGETVFDYILEEITADEKAAHEYKIDIVTEALELDKTAPMERLSGGQLRRAALARVLVEEPDILLLDEPTNHLDLATIEWLENYLNAYRGTVLCVSHDRAFLSNVTDKVFWLDRGAVKVSPRGFKYFDEWSAELLDQEARELRNRKSFVAEEIEWASRGVKARVKRNMRRMARVQEMRAKLKADESSYRRATAKVTLAPLADIEKTSQVMAEFYNVSKNFRTEDGRRIPVMNGFSIKIKRGDRIGILGKNGSGKTTFLKLLTGEIQPDGGSVKLSKTAEISYFDQKRQDLVPTQSLWKTLCPSGGEYVDVNGKPRHVAGYLRNFMFDPSDIHRAVGTLSGGEKNRLLLAKILANPGNLLLLDEPTNDLDMDTLDMLEEALVNYNGTLLVVSHDRDFLDQTVTQILAFDSSGEVMRVIGGYSDYLAALKGELLDAPQKPAQKKAAADKNQENAPQQKPQKMTYKDKRELDQLPKKIEKTEATITELKELLADADLYASDPEKFHAAVKALAETEAKLERYELRWLELSEAAETVTR; encoded by the coding sequence ATGGCCTCCACTCTTCTCCTCAGCGTTGAAAATGCCGCCGTTGCCTTTTCCGGCAAACCGGTTTTTGAATCGCTGTCTTTCCATGTTCATGCCGGAGATAAAATCGCACTGGTCGGCGCAAATGGTGCAGGCAAATCAACCCTGATGCGGATGATTACCGGCGAGCAGGAACTGGATGCAGGCGAGCGCTGGCAGGAGCCGGGCATCGCTGTCGGCTATCTGAAACAGGATATCATTCCCAAAGCCGGAGAAACGGTTTTTGACTATATCCTTGAGGAAATTACGGCAGATGAAAAAGCTGCGCATGAATATAAAATCGACATCGTAACGGAGGCGCTGGAGCTGGATAAAACCGCACCGATGGAGCGGCTCTCCGGCGGGCAGCTGCGCCGCGCCGCGCTGGCGCGTGTGCTGGTGGAGGAGCCGGATATCCTGCTGCTGGACGAGCCGACCAACCATCTTGATCTTGCCACCATCGAATGGCTGGAAAATTATCTCAACGCCTATCGCGGCACGGTGCTGTGCGTATCGCATGATAGGGCATTTTTGAGCAATGTCACCGATAAGGTTTTCTGGCTGGATCGCGGCGCGGTCAAAGTCTCGCCGCGCGGCTTTAAATATTTTGATGAATGGTCGGCGGAGCTGCTGGATCAGGAAGCGCGGGAACTGCGGAACCGCAAAAGCTTTGTCGCCGAGGAAATCGAATGGGCCTCGCGCGGGGTGAAGGCGCGGGTGAAACGCAATATGCGCCGCATGGCGCGGGTGCAGGAAATGCGCGCGAAATTAAAAGCGGATGAAAGCTCCTACCGCCGCGCCACGGCAAAGGTGACGCTGGCACCGCTGGCGGATATCGAAAAAACCTCGCAGGTGATGGCGGAATTTTACAATGTGTCGAAAAACTTCCGGACGGAAGACGGGCGGCGCATTCCGGTGATGAACGGTTTCAGCATCAAAATAAAACGCGGCGACCGTATCGGTATTCTGGGCAAGAACGGCTCGGGCAAAACCACATTTTTGAAACTTCTGACAGGGGAGATTCAGCCCGATGGCGGCAGTGTGAAATTGTCAAAAACGGCGGAAATTTCCTATTTCGATCAGAAACGGCAGGACCTTGTGCCCACGCAATCATTGTGGAAAACGCTGTGCCCGTCGGGCGGCGAATATGTCGATGTCAACGGCAAGCCGCGCCATGTTGCGGGATATTTGCGGAATTTCATGTTTGACCCCTCCGATATTCACCGCGCCGTCGGCACTTTATCGGGCGGGGAGAAAAACCGTTTGCTGCTGGCGAAAATTCTCGCCAATCCCGGCAATCTGCTACTGCTGGACGAGCCGACCAATGATCTGGATATGGATACGCTGGATATGCTGGAGGAGGCATTGGTCAATTACAATGGCACGCTGCTGGTGGTGTCGCATGATCGCGATTTCCTTGACCAGACCGTGACGCAAATTCTGGCCTTTGACAGCAGCGGTGAGGTGATGCGTGTGATCGGCGGCTATAGCGATTACCTCGCGGCATTAAAAGGCGAGCTGCTGGATGCGCCGCAAAAACCCGCACAGAAAAAAGCCGCCGCAGATAAAAATCAGGAAAACGCCCCGCAACAAAAACCGCAAAAAATGACCTATAAGGACAAGCGCGAGCTCGATCAACTGCCGAAAAAAATCGAAAAGACCGAAGCAACCATTACGGAATTAAAAGAGTTATTGGCGGATGCCGATTTATACGCCAGCGACCCTGAAAAGTTCCACGCCGCCGTCAAAGCACTGGCGGAAACGGAGGCCAAGCTGGAGCGTTACGAGCTGCGCTGGCTGGAACTTTCCGAAGCGGCGGAAACCGTCACCCGTTAA
- a CDS encoding BamA/TamA family outer membrane protein produces MRVLYILVLPVLLVWVLTAVALAQEPVRLDGVPPDTPLYRWLSETVIEKYKNRELPEGAEPSIRYAGIRRDAEKALHAKGYYRPEISFTAATQNVLKIDAGPLYTIAAIKLEGIDGVTVEGIAAGDALEAEKVLAAQKKLAAAIRKEKCVFRLKLRNEVVLDHDSRSAEVSFVADAGQSAVFGDTVFEGAPFIDDKHLRRFVKYKQGDCWDAAKIEATKAALIGTGLISTVNEVLPEVPDENGTVAVRFVLRETARRTLLLGGSFYTDEGPGLTAEWRHRNFFGSGEELSLGVNGNFLEQAASAVFAKPYFMRDDQKLKLSSTLGREDTDAYEKLSFKNTADVERKLSGKMTAALGTGFEISRIRDETTTLSRNFALFSLSGQLAFDDRDDKLDPKKGMFFKLRSEPNLDLFGEADPFLKSTIEAATYFGLDQDRDTILAVRGKLGSILGSGTGNIPASKRFHAGGSGSVRGFGYQEAGPVAANGDPLGGRSVLETSAELRFKLKEKIGGAVFIDGGGAYDAEFPDFQGGYYIGAGVGARYYTDFGPLRFDLAVPLNNRDQTQRNWQFYISIGQAF; encoded by the coding sequence ATGAGGGTTTTGTACATTCTTGTTCTGCCCGTTCTGCTTGTCTGGGTCTTAACTGCTGTGGCATTGGCACAGGAGCCTGTGCGTCTTGACGGTGTGCCGCCGGATACGCCGCTTTACCGGTGGCTCAGCGAAACCGTGATTGAAAAATACAAAAACCGCGAACTGCCCGAAGGGGCGGAACCGTCCATCCGCTATGCCGGTATCCGCCGCGATGCGGAAAAGGCGCTGCATGCCAAAGGTTATTACCGTCCCGAAATCAGTTTTACCGCCGCAACGCAAAATGTCTTGAAGATTGATGCAGGACCGCTTTACACGATTGCGGCGATCAAATTGGAGGGAATAGACGGCGTGACCGTGGAAGGCATCGCGGCGGGGGATGCGCTGGAAGCGGAAAAAGTGCTGGCGGCGCAAAAAAAACTGGCGGCGGCGATTCGAAAGGAAAAATGTGTTTTCCGTCTAAAGCTGCGCAATGAGGTCGTGCTGGACCATGACAGCCGGAGCGCGGAGGTAAGCTTTGTGGCGGATGCGGGACAATCTGCGGTTTTTGGCGACACGGTTTTTGAAGGTGCGCCCTTTATAGATGACAAACATTTGCGCCGTTTTGTGAAATATAAGCAGGGTGATTGCTGGGATGCCGCGAAAATTGAAGCAACAAAAGCGGCATTGATCGGCACGGGGCTGATTAGTACGGTGAATGAAGTTCTGCCGGAGGTGCCGGATGAAAACGGGACAGTGGCGGTGCGTTTTGTCCTGCGCGAAACGGCGCGCCGGACATTGCTGCTGGGCGGCAGTTTTTACACAGATGAAGGCCCCGGTCTAACAGCGGAATGGCGGCACCGGAATTTTTTCGGCAGCGGCGAGGAATTATCCCTTGGCGTGAACGGGAATTTTCTGGAACAGGCCGCCAGTGCGGTTTTTGCAAAACCCTATTTTATGCGGGATGATCAAAAGCTGAAACTGTCCTCGACACTCGGGCGGGAGGATACCGATGCTTATGAAAAGCTCAGTTTTAAAAATACGGCGGATGTGGAACGCAAGCTGTCGGGAAAAATGACGGCGGCGCTGGGTACAGGGTTTGAAATCAGCCGCATCCGTGATGAAACAACGACTCTTTCACGGAATTTTGCGTTGTTTTCTCTCTCGGGGCAGTTGGCTTTTGATGACCGTGATGACAAGCTTGACCCGAAAAAAGGCATGTTCTTTAAATTACGGAGCGAGCCGAATCTTGATCTGTTCGGGGAAGCTGATCCGTTTTTAAAAAGCACAATCGAAGCCGCGACATATTTCGGGCTGGATCAGGACAGGGATACGATTTTGGCGGTGCGCGGTAAGCTCGGCAGTATTCTGGGCAGCGGTACGGGCAATATTCCCGCGTCCAAACGTTTCCATGCCGGTGGTAGCGGCTCGGTACGCGGTTTCGGTTATCAGGAGGCAGGGCCTGTTGCGGCAAATGGTGATCCGCTGGGCGGGCGCTCGGTGCTGGAAACATCGGCAGAGCTGCGTTTTAAATTAAAGGAAAAAATCGGCGGCGCGGTTTTTATCGATGGCGGCGGCGCTTATGATGCGGAATTCCCTGATTTTCAAGGGGGGTATTATATCGGTGCAGGGGTAGGCGCACGTTATTACACGGATTTTGGCCCGCTGCGTTTTGATTTGGCCGTGCCGCTGAATAACCGCGACCAGACGCAGCGCAACTGGCAGTTTTATATCAGTATCGGGCAGGCATTTTGA
- a CDS encoding type II secretion system protein, with protein MMTEKGEDCSRKGFTRIEGFTLIELAIVIVISGFIMASLSAGISMYRKQAVLDKTDNNIDSVSLAVKQMFNEGLGGRYPRPAGRNLDPTDPNYGVEISAAAAAALAVGDCTASMVCKVDGARDADGDGNPDPVLIGSVPVRTMRDMLLTFIGQQYQLYEGAGLLHSFTAGIKVTESASYDFNIDGWGRMFTYAVTENLTDTTTYDDLYGSIAVETENGDSLLGEPGSAHVLFISHGPDGKGAYTPDGKLYKACNATAGRDQENCNDDSTFINGLISLGRNADYFDDFLRFFTRGSSTIWRPSSSVGAGIYNTNPGRVGIGTDAPTQKLHVIGDAQTGNAHANSYCDQTGSDCLIPATIGGAGINCSSGNTMTGISYNSAECAASPTAPVVLSTTCPAGEILQGINADGSLNCGG; from the coding sequence ATGATGACAGAAAAGGGGGAGGACTGTAGTCGCAAAGGCTTCACCCGTATAGAAGGCTTCACCCTCATAGAGCTGGCAATCGTTATCGTGATTTCCGGTTTCATTATGGCATCACTCTCGGCGGGCATATCCATGTACCGCAAGCAAGCCGTATTAGATAAAACAGACAATAATATCGACTCGGTTTCCCTGGCCGTCAAACAGATGTTTAATGAAGGTCTGGGCGGCCGTTACCCGCGCCCGGCCGGACGCAATCTTGATCCGACAGACCCTAATTACGGTGTTGAAATCAGCGCAGCGGCTGCTGCGGCGCTTGCCGTCGGTGACTGCACCGCCTCCATGGTTTGCAAAGTGGACGGCGCGCGTGATGCGGATGGGGACGGTAACCCCGACCCCGTTCTGATAGGATCCGTTCCCGTCAGAACGATGCGGGACATGCTGTTAACCTTTATTGGTCAACAATATCAGCTATATGAAGGTGCAGGATTGCTGCACAGTTTTACGGCAGGTATTAAAGTGACGGAAAGTGCCTCCTATGATTTCAATATTGACGGATGGGGACGCATGTTCACCTATGCCGTCACGGAAAATCTGACCGACACAACAACCTATGATGACCTTTACGGCTCGATTGCCGTTGAAACGGAAAACGGCGACAGTCTGCTGGGTGAACCGGGTTCAGCGCATGTGCTTTTCATTTCGCACGGGCCCGACGGCAAAGGTGCCTACACGCCGGATGGTAAGCTTTACAAAGCATGTAACGCAACCGCAGGCAGGGATCAGGAAAATTGCAATGATGATTCAACTTTTATCAACGGTCTGATTTCTCTTGGGCGCAATGCCGACTACTTCGATGATTTTCTACGCTTTTTCACCCGCGGTAGTTCCACAATATGGCGTCCGTCATCAAGCGTTGGTGCCGGTATCTACAATACCAATCCGGGAAGGGTCGGCATCGGTACCGATGCCCCGACGCAGAAGCTGCATGTTATCGGTGATGCGCAAACGGGGAATGCCCATGCCAACTCCTATTGTGACCAGACAGGATCGGACTGCCTGATACCTGCGACCATTGGCGGTGCCGGTATCAACTGCAGCAGCGGAAATACCATGACCGGCATTTCCTATAACAGCGCCGAATGCGCCGCATCTCCAACTGCGCCTGTTGTTCTTTCAACCACCTGCCCCGCAGGGGAGATTCTACAGGGCATCAATGCCGACGGCAGTTTGAACTGCGGAGGATAA
- a CDS encoding type II secretion system protein, whose protein sequence is MKNYKQRLHINDTFRNGRAGFSLIELAVLMAIVGVIMAGLLQTYRVHARASEINNTKGRLNEISSAMQIYYYKNRRLPCPAYRTKAQDDPLYGHRACPEFRPGEMDFWPIPTCVEGLCRVAGQRSIDHNGADNASGTHQNFSAVLIGSVPFKELNTVLNLSRQNVFDGWGRQYTYAVTERLTREEGDANGGYGLTLGTVGLNIWSPKAGDEDDPTQDIPGTVPNPPGSHTALVISHGQDGMGAYTSNGVLVKPCASGADTMRDSENCDDDSQFSMVTTGGRYTLMSRQAGPYHFDDIVLYQFSANTSSWQTSDVNPDNILTNPAYNAIGIGEESPQANIDVAGNILLDDDAGTQTGRLRTDQLCNTTTGFGAGDCFDPHLIGGTGMGCTLPGQVMVGIANGAPICQYAAMQGVNPGTCPSGEFITGFNASGDIICAPPGL, encoded by the coding sequence ATGAAAAATTATAAACAGCGCCTTCATATCAACGATACCTTCCGCAACGGCCGCGCGGGGTTTTCGCTGATTGAACTGGCTGTATTGATGGCGATTGTCGGCGTGATTATGGCCGGTCTGCTGCAGACATACCGCGTCCATGCGCGGGCATCGGAAATTAATAATACCAAAGGCCGTCTGAACGAAATATCTTCGGCCATGCAGATTTATTATTATAAAAACAGAAGACTTCCCTGCCCCGCCTATCGCACAAAAGCGCAAGATGACCCGCTTTACGGCCACAGAGCCTGCCCGGAATTCAGACCGGGTGAAATGGATTTTTGGCCCATTCCTACTTGTGTTGAAGGACTTTGCCGCGTTGCGGGTCAGCGCTCTATCGACCATAACGGCGCGGATAATGCCAGTGGAACGCACCAGAATTTCAGCGCCGTCCTGATCGGCAGTGTCCCGTTCAAAGAGCTGAATACGGTTCTTAACTTGTCACGCCAGAATGTTTTTGACGGCTGGGGGCGGCAATATACTTATGCCGTGACGGAACGCCTGACACGCGAAGAAGGAGATGCTAACGGAGGTTACGGTCTGACTCTTGGAACAGTCGGCTTGAATATCTGGTCTCCGAAAGCAGGTGATGAAGATGACCCGACGCAAGATATTCCCGGCACAGTTCCCAATCCGCCCGGCAGTCATACGGCGCTTGTTATTTCCCATGGTCAGGACGGCATGGGTGCCTATACATCCAATGGCGTATTGGTGAAACCATGTGCATCGGGAGCAGATACAATGCGGGATTCGGAAAATTGTGACGATGACAGCCAGTTCAGTATGGTCACAACCGGCGGGAGATATACTTTGATGTCGCGTCAAGCTGGCCCCTATCACTTTGATGATATTGTACTTTACCAGTTTAGCGCCAACACCTCTTCCTGGCAAACTTCGGATGTTAATCCGGACAATATCCTTACCAATCCGGCCTATAACGCGATCGGTATCGGCGAGGAAAGTCCGCAGGCCAATATTGACGTAGCCGGCAATATTTTACTGGATGATGATGCAGGTACCCAGACAGGGCGTCTGCGCACCGACCAGCTTTGCAACACAACAACCGGTTTCGGCGCCGGAGACTGTTTTGACCCGCATCTGATTGGCGGTACGGGAATGGGCTGCACTCTTCCCGGGCAAGTCATGGTCGGCATCGCCAATGGCGCACCGATTTGTCAATATGCCGCCATGCAGGGCGTCAACCCCGGCACATGTCCGTCAGGGGAATTTATTACAGGTTTCAATGCTTCAGGAGATATCATATGCGCACCACCCGGTTTATAA